The window ATGTAGGCGAAGAATGGATCATCATTTGAAGACATCGAATTAGTAGCCGAACAACAGTAAGAAACTTAAGATTTCCTTGCTTTTACAATTTGTCATTAACGTTTTTGAATCTTTGTTTATGATTAGGGATGAAATTTTGTGGCTTGAGGCTATTAAACTTTATTGAACCCCCCTTTATCAATGTTTTAGTACCTGATCTGTATTAATTGATTTATTTGTTTGAATGTATGATGTATCAACTAGGTAATCAGTTTCATGACAGGATTACCGTTCATACGGTTGCTGGAGCTAATATGACCACATTCACTATAGTCAGTGTTAAGCACGTTTTGCTCGGTGGGGGTTGCATTTGTACAACGGAATGTGATGGAAACGAAAGGAATGCACTTcagttatataaaataataatggaGGGCTTTTTAGTAACAATGCatatcataagctctacttttttaagAGCTTATTTATTAAGCTACTTCTAAGGAGTTTCTTTTTTAAGCTCTACAATTTAATAAGTTCTATTTTTTTTTAGTTACCAAACAAAGCTTAAAAGTCATAAGTTCCTTAAAATCACAAGCTCTACTTTTTTAAACTCTCATAAGCTCTTTTTTTTATGTTATCCAAACATACCCAAAAAAATTTGTCAACAACATTGAATTattaattttgaagggtttgaaacaAGTGTCTTTGGATTTTATTTATGTTTTGTGAAGTATTAAAGGAGAATACGTTACACATCCACATTAATAACAACAAATGTTACATTTCATAAATCCCCTACCAGTATGATCTATTACGTTAGTTAACAGATAAATTTACAAAATCTTATAACATAACTTTAATTTGTTGTCGTATCACTTTTGTCTACTTTGAATCATAAAATGGAGCCCTCATTAGCAATAGGTGTTTTTACAGGAGTCTTTGGTCAAGTAGGGTTGTGTTTCTGGTGTCATCGTATTCGCAATTGCTTAAGGCGACTTATTGATTGTTTACGACAGCCGCATCATCCATCTCAACGACCTTTTTCGATTACAAATGTTTTGAATGACATTAGAGAACGATCCCATCACTCTTGATCGATTTCACGATCATCGTTTCAAGTTCTTGACATTTGAAAACTCAATAATTGACGAGTTGATTGGTACTCATTTTATGCCTAGCATATaccatgtattaataaatataaaaagtgGTCTTAttataatgaaaaaaaataaagtGACGTATGTATTGGTGAAAGGTGATGACTTGATGAAACTAttgcaaaatagtttttttttttttttttttttagagtagTTTCTTTTGATATTGGATTATATTAGATTAGATTATATTTGTCATGTGTTATTAGTCCAACTCAAATGGACAACTTTCACATGTATTTTGTGAATTATTATTTCTCGTGAATAAAATACATAAACATTATGTATTTATTTCGAACGGCTGAAATTTATTAAAAAGTAAAAAGCTATGAAAAAAAAGTTACAAGGAATACAAGAACTACAAAATTTTACATTACAAGGAAAGTAAAGGAGATTACAACCAAAGATTCCAGTTAGAGTTTTTCTTATGATATCTAGCGAAAATGGAATTAAAACTTGAGACCACAATGTTATCGATCAATATTATAAGTATCACTAAATTTAAAGACACAATATAagaatactttttaattaaaacaaaTTTAACGTTTATCATAATTAGATCATTCTCATTAATGACATAACTTTATTTTATAACTGATTGTCATCTCAGCGTTATGTTAACATTTTCTTCTATCACTAAACAATAACTAATAAATACTATCTATGACACTACGGCTCTATTTTTGAGTTAACAGCAAACGccgatttattggcgtcttgactgccgtttaGAATCTAAATTGAATTTCATATAGGATgtaaaactcatgaaaatttgattctatcattttcatggtgtctcaattttattttaaattttattttactatttttttaaaAGAATTTCTTACTTATTGgctggaggtccactcggaagcaatctctttatccgtcgaatagagaggggGATGACTTTCTTTACTTTTGAGAGTGTTGCACTATGGGTGAAAAAATGAATTGTTTTTATTCTCGAATaggagaaggattgtctacatatcacctccctcatacaccactatgtggtattgagttttgttgttgttgttgtatgacACTCTTCTTCAACCACTAAATTAATTTATTTAATCATAGTATATGTATTGAAGCATAATATAAAACAAAGTTAAATAAAGTGAAGGACATGGTTCTTTATTCGATCTCCTTTTCAAAGACATTTTGAATGGTTGTAATAACCCGattttttccgttaacttttcgttgagaacttaacaaccgttgcttaaaacttacaattttgtatgtattttttttaaatatactattattaatattggttatattttatttttttaaaacaccacggttagtgaaaacgagaaaaatatattttaagacaacaaaacgtatgattattaattttaatagttattatgttatataataattgagttttgaaaatcaactgtattaattacgatattcttaaactaaacgcgagaaaattagtttaaacattcatgttttcagtatctaatttaaaaatataataaataagtattttatgaaacacatcaactaagtataacgtcaagattctaaaaggttttgaacaatatataaatgtatttttttaaatacaaaataaatcaattaagtaaatcatattaaagtaaaatacattgggttttagataacggataagaatttaatagaacccgtgaccatacagttaaaaattgtgacatctataattataattgcaaatagatataatacccgtgtttatcaaattattacacccgtgatatcttataactacccgtgactactacagtttaaaccgtgacttcccttttctacttatatttctgatctagattcatttcaccaaacaaacacacatacgtatctatcttattctcttatcaagaacacccattactattcatcatcatcatcaatctttcatcctcaagaacaccttcaataatcacttgatcataaaatcgtttacatattcggactcctctcgaagagctctacacaaatataccaataatttcttgattaggataagtttcaaaaactctaatttttgggttttcatgtttttgttacattttagggtagatatagtgtctagtgctcaagtccttgtatgtatgcatgacagtattcgttaatttgatcgtttgatgactttttgatgaatcacgaatttgttttgtgtgaggtcagaaacttaaacttgttgaatgtataatattatgagataatcaaaatcctcttgaaaaactaataagtttgggctttggaatttcgaattttcgttaccgtatgctcatgttatgcttaattgaagttttaactcgtttttatgaatgatcacgtttttgaataatatgctactgatatgaacatgatattttcagtttatgaaataattataaatgaaattcttgtaaaaaattaataagtttgctcttttgaatcgcatattttcgctatgtataactcaagttatgatcaattgaattatcgttgtgttttatgcattaatctgaaaactggtatcgattggtgatgaattggtttatgtatgttacatggttaaaaagacaagtgaaaaacactcaagatagactcggatatcatgttaattggatttttaaaactcccgttatgcttaattgattattagacccgacttttgttgatcaacgttttaaacagatgaaaaacgccatttaaattgatttctggattatgagctgaggatttttgaaaattatatgattagtacttcacttttcatgtagagtatgcatgctaattgttcctagatgttcggttatatgcgttcgaatatgacctcctgaaacgaattgaatctgtccaaaaaaatttgcagcgaatgacataacttgatttgtagatggacttaggacttgtgcttctggtatgtggttatttacatgtttttgcacatatttcatttgtatgttagcttctgaaaccgttgtttgctatgcgttatatgtgttacaaaacaacatgtctaaattctatccaaatcaggaagtccgtagtattttataaaactgtacgaattggctatatgaattgcttagatttatttaccagtgattatttgagatgtttgtggccatctccaattggccgttcgtcgttttcatttttctagaataaatggcaGAATTTACAAAACTGGAGCGCGCTGAAAATTTTCTGAAAAACTGTCGGGCGCATTTGAGACTGCTGCGATTTTTCTATTATGACTTAAAGTCTGATCTCTGgatatgttttaggactttgagttacggagattttggcgtgtattttaagtcaaacggacctgtacttatttttataaaaattctggaaattgactacattatttaagctaaatattatgtgcaattgactttgtttgaccaaataggtttaatgggtcaaaatgggtaacgatcagtgtagaaaattcccaaacgtcgatctaagtaagtttaaaggttgtggtgtttaaaaaaataagttgtggcatgttttggtcaaaatgggtgtttatgatccatttgggtcatacgagcctactttgacccatatgcgaaattttgagaaccaaaggtatgtaacacatcccgtatattgatttaagtatgtttgcaagttttggtaatttaaaaatgagtttgggtcaaatttggtttaaagaaagttttatgactcattcggatcaaacgtgcataaattgacccatatgcataattttgaaaAACGAAAAttaccaacacatctaaaatgtcatttttgagctgtgataaaaatttggttaagtcaggtcagccggattcaaaattggatcgtcaaccgaaaattttagtattttaacaaaattgtcaaaatgactctcggacctactttgaggactcgcaagttgaaatcagttaagtttagataaaaactattatttggtattgaaagtatttgcgacaaactttaaaacgatatattatttgtataattttgttgagtctaaacaggtataaaacaagcgagaaaatgggcaatcgttgctgattttgaacacttaacaaaatttttatcagcattttatgtttcgggagactgttttcgcgaggtcataactttaaaaccgtaactccgtttttgtcaaataaactgtctatagaaaggtgggatgacataatttccaatggtcacgacctaaggtattatatcaaatttggtaggacccggaatcagctgcaaaatactaaaaaatacatatatgtaaataatataaatttttctaagtaaaaatgaataacttaagtttgacctatgtttgactacttgaccaacttgtgtaattttatgcggttgttgacttgtgttaaccatgttgactgtgtttgacttgcgtttgacttacatttggcttactttgacttgcgttgacttttgttgacttttgctaaatttatgagtcggacttgagcaataggactatacgaaccctatgacctgacctagcttgttagacatttattaaccaatatatattctttaggatgaggtctacggttacttgcattccgagtattggttacatctacgtgaattgtttattgggctacaaaggtgagtttcatttgctccctttttaattgcttttgcaatatatatttttgggctgagaatacatgcgctgttttataaatgttttacgaaataggcacaagtactgaaactaattctatgtgggtttaaaccagaaatatacccttagcttggtaacattaaactacttgtctatgtacggtaggcgcgaatcctaaagatagatctattgggtctgacaaacccaatcctgactatgggatgctttagtacttcgaggttattttaaacacacctgatctggtgtacttcagagggtaaaatatgaatgttaaggcttgttaccgggtgcctacaacttatagaatacttttatgcacttgcgagtgtacatatatttataaacggaaatcttgtggtctattgaaactattgataactattgttatgataaacctatgaactcaccaaccttttggttgacacttttagcatgtttattctcaggtttttcaaaagtgcttccgctgtctgcttgctatttgctcaaggtgctgcatggagtgttttatgccatattttcaaaaagacattgcattcaaatattattgttataatctgttattaaataaattgatgatttagtcattttgtataagttgtcatatatatatgggatatgtctatattttggtaaactttctatgtatagaaagtatgtttaaaaaaaaaaaaaatgaatgcaatgttttatcaaaacgtatcatatagaggtcgaaacctcgctgtgggaccgtagataatgtaccgcgtcaatagcgattttggcgggtcgttagagatggtatcagagcgttggttctagggaattaggtgcattaatgtgtctgacctggaccgttaggatacattagtgatctagtctagaaccgtgtcgttacacttatatgtgattatgtgcatattctgatattaatataatattattattactatcggtgagaaagtatttctccctttgattacaagccttctcatgctcaaacgagttcattttcaacaccccggtcattgaaaaaccaggaagcgtcattcaggactttcgaaattttCGACATTCCTAcatgagttattacttatatatttttatagatatcatatgtgttatattatgtgcttataTGCTTCGATTCAGAAACTCCTGACATCTCGAATTGTAAATCGGAATAAGTTTTAtccgactcacgaagattctcaatagtttcaaagacattcttatgtcattaccctttcaatattattaaattaattaaatattatattctcgtactatttttagtgcacccctttttgaaatcattttgatttataaattttggaaaacgacacttgttttatatccataaatattttcgagtaatgttggaatggaagcatgagttagtgtaatataatgacgcttgatcaacgtggttatattacggtaagtcatgtggaagttttaatgaaacgtgatggaggtaatgcttgatcaactttactttcaccacgtaccatgttacataaatcctttattttttttgctgacatctgaatatactgagactctatatgtgacatcattcgAGTCACCCGTAATTTCCTTCTCATCTCTGTCATATCACACTTGCACTCCGAGCAGTTTATTCAAAGGTATTCGTATCAAAAGACTATGATCTCGTTTTAcctacaagatgctcgatctttctacgtcaagacgaacatttctatcctcacttgtttcttaaacgccgtttaatcacaccaactaaaatttcgggacgaaattttctttaaggggtaggtaatgtaataacccgactttttccgttaacttttcgttgagaacttaacaaccgttgcttaaaacttataattttgtatgtatttttttaaatatactattattaatattggttatattttatttttttaaaacaccacggttagtgaaaacgagaaaaatatattttaagacaacaaaacgtatgattattaattttaatagttattatgttatataataattgagttttgaaaatcaactgtattaattaggatattcttaaactaaacgcgagaaaattagtttaaacattcatgttttcagtatctaatttaaaaatataataaataagtattttatgaaacacatcaactaagtataacgtcaagattctaaaaggttttgaacaatatataaatgtatttttttaaatacaaaataaatcaattaagtaaatcatattaaagtaaaatacattgggttttagataacagataagaatttaatagaacccgtgaccatacagttaaaaattgtgacatctataattataattgcaaatagatataatacccgtgtttatcaaattattacacccgtgatatcttataactacccgtgactactacagtttaaaccgtgacttcccttttctacttatatttctgatctagattcatttcaccaaacaaacacacacacgtatctatcttattctcttatcaagaacacccattactattcatcatcatcatcatcaatctttcatcctcaagaacaccttcaataatcacttgatcataaaatcgtttacatattcggactcctctcgaagagctctacacaaatataccaataatttcttgattagggtaagtttcaaaaactctaatttttggattttcatgtttttgttacattttagggtagatatagtgtctagtgctcaagtccttgtatgtatgcatgacagtattcgttaatttgatcgtttgatgactttttgatgaatcacgaatttgttttgtgtgaggtcagaaacttaaacttgttgaatgtataatattatgagataatcaaaatcctcttgaaaaactaataagtttgggctttggaatttcgaatttttgttaccgtatgctcatgttatgcttaattgaagttttaactcgtttttatgaatgatcacgtttttgaataata of the Rutidosis leptorrhynchoides isolate AG116_Rl617_1_P2 chromosome 5, CSIRO_AGI_Rlap_v1, whole genome shotgun sequence genome contains:
- the LOC139848021 gene encoding uncharacterized protein, which codes for MEKKGLFHRGVKAKNGSSFEDIELVAEQQITVHTVAGANMTTFTIVSVKHVLLGGGCICTTECDGNERNALQLYKIIMEGFLVTMHIISSTFLRAYLLSYF